From a region of the Oncorhynchus tshawytscha isolate Ot180627B linkage group LG14, Otsh_v2.0, whole genome shotgun sequence genome:
- the LOC112266727 gene encoding ubiquitin conjugation factor E4 A-like, protein MTDQGNNNQHISRNPFAALFSSLADAKQFASGQKPPSHHGETPSEDSEGSQSESENSDSIEDNDDSVAEISRSFLSRQELCEQLNINHMIQRIFLITLDNSDPSLRGGNGIPPRCVFLEEMAAEMDGQDWLDMDNIEQALFNRLLMLEPGNHLIYMTSCNAVNLSADRDAGDKCAIPFLYACYQRAKEEVTKVPEKLLSYAVRCKNLAVSNTRTVLLTPEIYISQNVYEQLLDLLLEGVGGAQLEEVVEFVEEVIAGLLADQEVRTFSEVIGPVLDIFQGRVKDLDLCQLLLFSYLDLLLYFSRQKDIAMVLVEHIQPKDPNNGLQYQKTLLGTVLSISCLLKTPGVVEGHSFFLNPSRSSPQEMKVQESNIHQFMDQFHDKLHQLLKNLLQQSGETRHLLLSWLGGCLQANAGRAKIWANQMPEIFFQMYASDAFFLNLGAALLKLCQPFCRPRSPKLLTFNPTYCALKELSEEERRNRNVHARGLDKETCLVPLPPQQSVEYAQSYSLLTENLILTQMTLHLGFHRLHEQMVKMNQSLHRLQGTWREAQLTGGPAAEQLREQFERLMTVYLSTKAAATQPGMLQCCLNLQASSATLLVQLGLSNQGPEHAQLSFPLPPLHNSLLCHMPEFFAENLGDFFVFLRRFADEVLESSAESLEQVLNFITVFMGNVERMKNPHLRAKLAEVLEAVMPHMEPASAGSAQPVMFQRQRVFCSYRHAPHLAEALIAVFVDIEFTGDPHQFEQKFNYRRPMYPILKYMWGKESYRESIKSLAVYASENLEAMNPPLFLRYLNLLMNDAIFLLDEAIQYLSKIKLLQLEKDHGEWEGLAPDALREKESSLQMLGQLARFHNIMSNETIGTLAFLTSEIKGIFVHPFMAERIISMLNHFLQHLVGPKMGALKVKDFSEFDFKPQQLVSDICNIYLNLGDEENFCATVPKDGRSYSPTLFSQTVRVLKKINKPGEVIVGFGLLADKIKSHADRQLQDEETYADAPDEFLDPIMSTLMLDPVLLPSSNVTVDRSTIARHLLSDQTDPFNRSPLTMDQIRPNEELKQQILQWLAQQERLQMGPSG, encoded by the exons ATGACTGACCAGGGCAACAACAACCAACACATCTCCCGCAACCCATTCGCTGCCCTTTTCAGCTCCCTCGCCGACGCCAAGCAGTTTGCATCGGGCCAGAAACCACCTTCGCACCATGGCGAAACACCCT CGGAGGACTCTGAGGGGAGTCAGTCAGAGTCGGAGAACTCGGACAGCATCGAGGACAATGACGACTCGGTGGCCGAAATCAGCCGCTCCTTTCTGTCGCGGCAGGAACTGTGCGAACAGCTCAACATCAACCACATGATCCAGAGGATCTTCCTCATCACCTTGGACAACA GTGACCCCAGTCTGAGAGGAGGCAATGGGATTCCGCCACGCTGTGTGTTCCTGGAGGAGATGGCCGCAGAGATGGACGGGCAAGACTGGCTGGATATGGACAACATCGAGCAG GCACTCTTCAACAGATTACTGATGCTGGAGCCAGGGAACCACCTCATCTACATGACCTCGTGTAATGCTGTGAATCTCTCTGCTGACCGAGACGCTGGGGACAAGTGCGCCATACCGTTCCTCTACGCCTGCTACCAGAGAGCCAAGGAAGAG GTCACCAAAGTACCGGAGAAGCTGCTGTCGTATGCGGTGCGCTGTAAGAACCTGGCGGTGTCCAACACGCGCACAGTCCTGCTCACCCCCGAGATCTACATCAGCCAGAACGTGTATGAGCAGCTACTGGATTTGCTGCTGGAGGGAGTCGGCGGAGCCC agctggaggaggtggtggagttcGTGGAGGAGGTGATCGCTGGCCTGTTGGCTGACCAGGAGGTGCGCACCTTCAGCGAGGTGATCGGGCCTGTGCTCGATATCTTCCAAGGCCGTGTGAAAGACTTGGATCTCTGCCAGCTGCTACTCTTCTCCTACCTGGACCTGCTCCTCTACTTCAGCCGGCAAAAAGATATCGCTATG GTATTGGTGGAGCACATCCAACCCAAAGATCCCAACAATGGGCTTCAGTATCAGAAGACCCTCCTTGGCACTGTGTTGAGTATCTCTTGCCTGCTGAAGACCCCGGGGGTGGTGGAGGGTCACAGCTTCTTCCTCAACCCGTCACGCTCCAGTCCACAGGAAATGAAGGTCCAGGAATCCAACATACACCAG TTCATGGACCAGTTTCATGACAAGCTGCACCAGCTCCTGAAGAACCTGCTGCAGCAGTCAGGTGAGACGCGCCATCTGCTGCTCTCCTGGCTGGGTGGCTGCCTGCAGGCCAATGCCGGGCGCGCCAAGATCTGGGCCAACCAGATGCCCGAGATCTTCTTCCAGATGTATGCCTCAGATGCCTTCTTCCTCAACCTGGGCGCCGCGCTGCTCAAGCTGTGCCAGCCCTTCTGCCGGCCGCGCTCGCCCAAGCTGCTCACCTTCAACCCCACCTACTGCGCCCTCAAGGAGCTCAGCGAGGAGGAGCGGCGCAACCGCAACGTGCAtgccagag GTCTGGACAAAGAGACGTGTCTCGTCCCCCTTCCCCCCCAGCAGTCGGTGGAGTACGCCCAGTCATACAGCCTCCTCACTGAGAACCTCATCCTCACCCAGATGACCCTGCACCTAGGCTTCCACAG ACTCCACGAGCAGATGGTGAAGATGAACCAGTCGCTCCACCGGCTGCAGGGTACGTGGCGGGAGGCCCAGCTCACGGGCGGCCCGGCGGCCGAGCAGCTCCGCGAGCAGTTCGAGCGCCTCATGACGGTCTACCTGTCGACCAAGGCAGCAGCCACCCAGCCGGGCATGCTGCAGTGCTGCCTCAACCTGCAGGCATCCAGCGCCACACTCCTGGTTCAACTGGGCCTCAGCAACCAGGGGCCCGAGCACGCCCagctctccttccccctgccgCCGCTACACAACAGCCTGCTCTGTCACATGCCAG AGTTCTTTGCGGAGAACTTGGGAgatttctttgtcttcctccGCCGCTTCGCCGACGAGGTCCTGGAGTCTTCTGCCGAGAGCTTGGAGCAGGTCCTCAACTTCATCACTGTGTTCATGGGAAACGTGGAGAg GATGAAGAACCCTCATTTGCGGGCAAAGCTGGCAGAGGTTCTGGAGGCAGTGATGCCCCACATGGAGCCGGCATCGGCCGGCTCGGCCCAGCCAGTCATGTTCCAGCGCCAAAGGGTCTTCTGCTCCTACCGCCACGCCCCTCACCTGGCCGAGGCGCTCATCGCTGTGTTTGTGGACATTGAATTCactg GTGATCCTCACCAGTTTGAACAGAAGTTCAACTACAGGAGACCTATGTATCCCATCCTCAAGTACATGTGGGGGaaggagagctacagagagagcaTTAAG AGTCTTGCTGTTTATGCTTCCGAGAACCTTGAAGCCATGAATCCTCCACTCTTCCTGCGGTATCTGAATCTCCTGATGAATGACGCCATCTTCCTACTCGACGAAGCTATACAG TACCTGAGCAAGATCAAGCTACTACAGCTGGAGAAGGACCATGGCGAGTGGGAGGGCCTGGCTCCTGATGCCCTCAGAGAGAAGGAGTCCAGTCTGCAGATGTTGGGACAGCTGGCACGCTTCCATAACATCATGTCCAACGAGACCATCGGCACACTGGCTTTCCTCACATCAG AGATCAAGGGTATTTTTGTTCACCCTTTCATGGCCGAGAGGATCATCTCCATGCTCAACCACTTCCTGCAGCACCTGGTCGGACCCAAGATGGGCGCCCTGAAGGTGAAAGACTTCAGCGAGTTTGACTTCAAGCCCCAACAACTAGTTTCCGATATCTGCAACATCTACCTTAACCTGGG TGATGAAGAGAATTTCTGTGCCACTGTCCCAAAAGACGGGCGCTCCTACTCTCCCACGCTCTTCTCTCAGACTGTCCGAGTCCTGAAGAAGATCAACAAGCCCGGAGAAGTTATTGTGGGTTTCGGTCTCCTTGCTGACAAAATAAAG TctcatgcagaccgacagctgcAGGATGAGGAAACATACGCGGACGCCCCGGACGAGTTCCTGGACCCCATTATGTCCACGCTGATGCTCGACCCTGTGCTGCTCCCCTCTTCCAATGTCACGGTCGATCGCTCGACTATAGCACGGCACTTACTCAG CGATCAGACAGACCCATTCAACCGCAGCCCACTCACAATGGACCAGATCCGGCCCAACGAGGAGCTGAAGCAACAGATCTTACAGTGGCTGGCCCAGCAGGAGCGGCTGCAGATGGGCCCTAGTGGCTAG